In Drosophila ananassae strain 14024-0371.13 chromosome 4 unlocalized genomic scaffold, ASM1763931v2 tig00000071, whole genome shotgun sequence, a genomic segment contains:
- the LOC123257846 gene encoding uncharacterized protein LOC123257846, whose protein sequence is MALKRHVNIEQKMRRNVDFARAYKGIMDDYVKKGYARRLEPQEVQRFQEGKLWYLPHFGVENPNKPGKIRLVFDAAAKVPCSADYVKTLNASQYTSTDPRAALAFKEYHYVDDYVDSFTSEEEAIAVSTRPATDEFKFGIKYHRVPRIVMTGELVPTKREFLSLVMSTFDPIGFLSFYMVTAKLLMREILLRRWTRADATAAHLRGLLSVDVRSNGLLACHLRGRRRAGAFHKLQDEMRSDEDYVDPATGTLSSSIGQRLMDTVKQEHGVAISSCVLWTDFKTVLHWISSTHRRFKQFVGNRVAEILESTEASQWRWIPSGENVADDATRPRKAVDLSIGSRWLSGPPFLRGPEESRPRSSEEWIPPTPDEEELRCEFALDMVNFISLQRFSNYNRLVRSTALVLRFIQRCRGLRYDGDDYGLTSMECAEAERALVRQSQREAFAENNQGRAAKGSQLHGLSPYFEVDGVMRASGRIDDAMCVPYSALRPIILCHDEALAEMIVQHHHERMCHQNTEATIGAIRQKFWNRNLRRLLRRVEGWSKCNVYKLRRARPTQPEMGPLPEDRLEANGWPFKFTGLDYFGSLFVTVGRRTEKRWVALFTCLTTRAIHLEMAHDLSTDSCIIAMRNFMFRRGPLVRIRSDNGKNRPRSQEVQRSVRTCTDPGQAVVQRSRMDFQLPGEPT, encoded by the exons ATGGCGCTCAAAAGACACGTCAAcatcgaacaaaaaatgaggCGCAATGTGGACTTCGCGCGGGCCTATAAGGGAATAATGGATGACTACGTCAAGAAGGGGTATGCACGACGACTGGAGCCCCAGGAAGTCCAGAGATTCCAGGAAGGCAAGTTATGGTACCTGCCGCATTTTGGGGTGGAAAACCCGAACAAACCTGGAAAAATACGGCTGGTCTTCGACGCGGCTGCCAAGGTGCCATGTTCAGCGGACTATGTGAAGACCTTGAATGCCTCGCAGTACACCAGCACGGACCCGCGAGCAGCCCTGGCATTCAAGGAATACCACTACGTGGACGACTACGTCGACAGTTTCACCAGTGAAGAAGAAGCTATCGCCGTTTCAACACGG CCGGCTACAGATGAGTTCAAGTTCGGCATCAAATATCATCGAGTCCCGAGAATCGTGATGACAGGGGAACTCGTCCCTACCAAGAGGGAGTTCCTAAGCCTGGTCATGTCCACGTTTGACCCGATTGGATTCCTGAGCTTCTACATGGTGACTGCCAAATTGTTAATGAGAGAGATACTACTTCGGCGGTGGACGCGTGCGGATGCTACAGCTGCACATCTTCGTGGACTCCTGTCAGTCGACGTTCGCAGCAACGGCCTATTGGCGTGCCACTTACGAGGACGGAGACGTGCAGGCGCATTTCATAAGCTCCAAGACGAAATGCGCTCCGATGAGGACTATGTCGATCCCGCGACGGGAACTTTAAGCAGCAGTATTGGGCAGAGACTGATGGACACCGTCAAGCAAGAGCACGGTGTGGCGATCAGCAGCTGCGTATTATGGACGGACTTTAAGACTGTGTTGCACTGGATAAGCAGCACCCACCGGAGATTCAAGCAGTTTGTCGGTAACCGGGTGGCGGAGATCTTGGAATCCACGGAGGCGTCCCAGTGGAGATGGATTCCGTCTGGCGAAAACGTGGCAGACGACGCGACGAGGCCGCGCAAAGCCGTGGACCTGAGCATCGGTTCGCGATGGCTAAGCGGTCCACCATTTCTACGAGGACCAGAGGAAAGCAGGCCAAGATCGAGCGAGGAGTGGATCCCTCCGACGCCCGACGAAGAGGAATTGAGATGTGAGTTTGCCTTGGACATGGTAAACTTCATATCCTTGCAGAGATTCTCCAACTACAATCGACTGGTGAGGAGCACCGCATTGGTGCTCAGATTTATTCAACGGTGCCGTGGACTACGATACGATGGAGATGATTACGGACTGACGTCGATGGAGTGCGCTGAAGCTGAGCGCGCACTAGTACGGCAATCGCAGCGAGAAGCGTTTGCTGAGAACAACCAAGGGAGAGCCGCCAAGGGCAGCCAATTGCATGGACTGTCCCCATACTTCGAAGTGGACGGAGTAATGCGAGCCAGCGGAAGGATCGACGACGCGATGTGTGTGCCATACAGCGCACTTCGACCGATCATACTGTGTCACGATGAGGCACTGGCGGAGATGATCGTGCAGCATCACCATGAGAGGATGTGCCACCAAAACACGGAGGCAACCATCGGAGCGATCCGGCAGAAGTTCTGGAATAGGAACTTACGGAGGCTGCTACGAAGGGTGGAAGGGTGGAGCAAATGCAACGTTTACAAGCTGCGAAGGGCACGACCAACTCAGCCCGAGATGGGTCCCCTACCAGAAGACCGGCTGGAGGCCAACGGATGGCCCTTTAAGTTTACCGGATTGGACTATTTTGGATCGCTATTTGTGACGGTAGGACGACGCACGGAGAAGAGGTGGGTGGCACTGTTTACGTGTCTAACCACAAGAGCTATCCACTTGGAGATGGCTCACGATTTGTCCACCGATTCCTGCATAATCGCTATGAGGAACTTTATGTTCCGACGTGGACCCCTCGTCAGGATTAGGAGCGACAATGGAAAGAACCGACCGCGAAGCCAAGAGGTTCAGCGAAGTGTTCGAACCTGCACAGATCCAGGGCAAGCTGTCGTCCAAAGGAGTCGAATGGATTTTCAATTGCCCGGCGAACCCACCTGA